From the Syngnathus typhle isolate RoL2023-S1 ecotype Sweden linkage group LG22, RoL_Styp_1.0, whole genome shotgun sequence genome, the window AGATCAGCGGCTTGGATGAGAGCTACACTCCCATTCGCACATACCAGGTCTGCAAAGTCATGGAGCCCAATCAGAATAACTGGCTTCGGACTAACTGGATCGAAAAGGGCAATGCGCAAAGAATTTTTGTGGAACTAAAATTTACCTTAAGGGATTGTAATAGTTTACCTGGTATGGTGGGAACTTGCAAGGAGACGTTCAACTTATATTACCAGGAAACCGATTCGGAGGTGGGTAAGAATATGCAAGAGACCCAGTATGTTAAAATTGACACAATTGCAGCAGATGAAAGCTTCACTCAGGGCGATCTCGGTGAGAGGAAGATGAAACTCAACACTGAAGTGCGCATAATCGGCCCTCTATCCAGACAAGGCTTTTACCTAGCCTTTCAAGATGTAGGGGCGTGCATTGCCCTGGTCTCTGTCAAAGTATATTACAAGAAGTGCTGGTCCATCATCGAGAACCTGGCCATATTTCCAGACACCACGACAGGATCGGAATTCTCCTCCCTAGTGGAGGTGGAGGGAATATGTGTGAACGATGCGGAGGAAGAGGCTGATAACTCTCCCAAGATGCACTGCAGTGCTGAAGGGGAATGGCTTGTGCCTATTGGGAAATGCATATGCAAAGCAGGATTTCATCAGAAAGGAGACTCATGTGAACGTgagttcatttcattttttttccataatcaGGGTGAGATGTAAGCACACAGTTAAATCCCCATGTTGTTCTGACTTTTCCTTGTTTTGTGTCTCTTGATTAACAGCGTGTGGTCGTGGTTACTACAAAAGTTCCTCCCAGGAGCTTCTATGTTCTCGGTGCCCCTTGCACACCTTTACTGAGCACGAGGGGTCCCGGCGCTGTGAATGTGATGACGGCTACTACAGAGCAATCAATGACCCTCCTTCCTTCGCCTGCACAAGTAAGTCTGACCTGGTTGTTGTTCGGCATACGTAAAGGAAATGAACATGGCTGAAAATACAGCATTTGGTTCCTAATGTGACAGCTATACTACCTTCCACTCGTCAAacctaaggcccgggggccagatacggcccgaaGACAAAATTTTGCATCGAACTAGTGTCATTATTAAAATCACATTAAattgtcttaaaaaaataaaaacattgctaGCAATTTCTATTACCATTCgtctttttaaatttttgaaAATTATCCAttgaatttgtgtcattactaaaattacaaattgtcttaaaaaaataaaaacattgctagcaatttttattacccttcgtctttttaaattaaattaaaaaaaagaaaaaaagactctAAAATATCCATTCATATACTTTAATGATAATTATAATACTTTAATCTAAAATAATCTCACACTGACTTCTTGGATGTCTACTCCTGATAGGACCTCCTTCGGCGCCACAGAATCTAGTCTACAACATCAACCAGACAACTCTTAACCTGGAGTGGAGTCCACCGGTTGACACTGGTGGCCGCAATGATGTCACATACAGGGTTCGCTGCCAGCATTGTAACTGGGAACCTGAAGAGTGTAAACCGTGTGGGCCAAATGTCGCCTACTTCCCTGAACAGTCTCAATTAGTAGAGACTTACGTAACGATCGTTGATCTCTTGGCCCATGCAAACTACACTTTTGAGGTGGAGGCTGTCAATGGAGTGTCTGAGCTAAGCCGCACGCAAAGGCTGTTTGCTACAGTTCGTATCGCCACTGGACAAGCAGGTAAGGGCTGATATCTGATCATTTCTTATTTGGTGTAAAAACAGACCAAGAGGATCTAGGAACAAAATCATGTTCTTCTTTCAGCAGCACCATCACTGGTCAGTGAGGTCATCAAGGAGAAAGTGCAGGAGCGCAGCGTCCAGCTTTCATGGCAGGAGCCCCGACAACTCAATGGAGCCATAACAGAATATGAAATCAAATACTATAAAAAAGTAGGTCCATATTTCCTCTTTATTTATATTCTAATTCATATTTCTGTAAATACTGTGGCAATCCGAATGGAGTAGCAAGTTggccataaaaacaaaaagaaagacgaATTATTAATGCTTTGGGTCAAGTGTACTAACTATAAACATACAAcagagagaaaagatgaacacacTTAACAAAAGGTACCACAGAACGTTAacacaaacataaaaaatacttttttttaattgttgccgtgacgcatttaaaaaataaaatgtatcccCCAAGTGCTTGTCTGGAATAATTCCCCACCCCACTCAGTTGAGCCCCCCACGCCACATCCAGGATCAAAAGTGTGTAACTTGAAAAACCTTTGAAATGGAAAATAGAAAGATCTAaaagtgggggggaaaaatgatttgaaacaacaacaaaaaaagatttgaaactGCAAAATAAGATGTGGATCCgaaaatataaaacatgcagCTGAAAAAATAAGATGTCAAAATGTAAATGGTAGTGAAAGTGAAAATaagatatttaaaataaattattattattatcattgtcaTCATATTTTAAATCGATGGACGGATTGATggatgggcgggcgggcgtgttGGGCGGATGGTcacccaaaaacttcacagtttataaaatattctttttttgttgcgaTCATATTTTTGAGCACCGTGGAATTGACTGAATCCTAATTAAaagctttgaaaataaatattgaaaaatatattttaatgaaGCTAGAAACTGAAACATAGAAGACTCTTTTGAGTTCATATTTTTATATGTGAACTTACTCTGTACATTACTGCTCGGATCTAGATTTTATATTTTGTCTGACCGAATTCAAAAATGTTTGAGTTtattcttgtttattttttactctAGGATCAGAAGGACCGAACCTATTCTACAGTAAGGGCCAAATCCACATCAGCAACGGTCAACAATCTGAAACCCAGTACAGCCTATGTTTTCCAAATAAGAGCCTTCACACAGAAAGGATATGAAACTTTTGGGCCCAGTTTAGAAATAACAACAAAGGAAGAGGCAACCGGTAAGGTCTACCATTGCACACTTTATTTCCGCTGTGTCATCAAATATGCGCATTTCCTCATTTATCCTTCgtggaattttttttccaactctgAGCATTTCTATTTTTCTGCACGTTTGTctatgtttgtttatttgtgcgTGTCCCTCTTATTAGCTGCAATTGTCTCCAGCGAGCAGAACCCTGTCATCATCATagcagtggtagcagtggcagGAACCATAATCCTGGTGTTCATGGTGTTTGGCTTTATCATCGGGAGAAGGTATGCTCTCTCGAGCTCCACTGACTCGCCACTTTTGTGAGTCGGATTGGCTTTTCTGTCATTCACAATTCTTGTAGTCacttcacatacacacacatacatatatatatatatacatatatatatatatatacatatatatatatatatatatatatatatatatattacagtgCGATGCATGCGTGCAAAATATGCAGCATGAGAATATATCGTATACAGCCGTGTTGAAAATGTGGGCCAGCACACTCAAAAACTGCAGCAACGATTCCCTCCGTGCACTGAAATGACCCAGATGCAAGGAAATGCAGTTGATTCGCGTTTTGTCCCAGATAATATGGCAAGAGTCTGTCTCGTGAATGGTTCCAAGTCTTCCCATTCAAAAGTTGCATTACTGAAAATACATTATGTCTTGATAACTTTTGTGTATGGCATTTTAAAAAGGTTTACAAATATTTGTTAGTCCGATGGCTTTTCATTTTGCTACACCTCACAAGCACGGTTAGTCACGACTCTGCAGACGTGATCTTTAATAAAAATCAGCCATGCAATGTGTCTCATAAATTATTCTGTGCATGGACTTCTGTCTGTAGTTTGTACTTTCATCTTAATCCTGGGTGGACCAAGTTAGAAGATCAGCTTCCTCATTGGTTTGTGTGAGCAATTAAGTTTGCACCATTTTTTAAACatgcaaacattttttaaattgggcccaagagtgtttttttttttttttttttaatgaagtatTTATGATGGCAAtcttggcagtttttttttttttttttacttttacatgGGCGtaattattttcaaatataaatTCATCGGAGACCCACCAGCGTCTCTTAATGAGTTGTATTGAGTTGTACATTTTCTAAAATACAGTAAGAATGATTGTTTGCTGCATTGACATTGATGTCATtaaatatgtttatttattctCGGCAATATCTGATAACACTCTTCTTATTCTACTGCAGGCACTGCGGATACAGTAAAGCGGATCAAGAGGGAGACGAGGAGCTTTACTTTCAATGTGAGTGCATAAACGGTACTTgtctataaaaaaataatgttcccatgagggtaaaaaaaacaacaaaacatatAAAGCCAGACAGTTTAAAGAAGAGTGTGTGTGGACAGGTTCCTTGGTTGTAAGTGCTTTTAAACACTGATACACCACCCACTAATGAAAGCCCTGGAGACACCACTTCAGAAAGCTTCCCCAATTGAAACAGGGATGATACACTCTAGTGGCAAAGTGCTGATTTGAGAAAGAAAAGACAATGCCATAGGTGATCTGATGTTAATGCTAAATCCACTATTCTTATTCAGTTAAATTTCCAGGCACCAAAACATATATTGACCCCGCAACCAATGACGACTCAAACAGAGCTGTTCATCAATTTGCCAAGGAGCTGGATGCATCCTACGTTCAAATTGAACAGGTTATTGGAGCAGGTGAGTCCTCCCAtctcatggatggatggatggaaaccatataccgtaattttcagactataagccgcaccggactacagtgatccctcgctacttcgcgtttcgtctatcgcggcttcactacattgcagatttttttttcaaattaaaaaaaaccatttaaaagtcaaaataaaacttctaaattgaggaaacgtgtctaacctttaggacaatgtagtattgctccaaatgttcgtttacattcctttagaagtccgtttttgcgTGTTGGCACAATCGCGAATTAGcttctttccgctaactcgttagcctgcccagtacttcttgttgtaCTGGTTTTCGGAACCAATTATCcatgataaacgagggattactgtataaacCGTTCCAGCTCAAATTCGTGATTCAAGGTTCAAAATCTGCAAAAAGAAAGTTGCGGCATATAGTCTGAAATTTACGGTAATCAAGATAATGAGTCACAAATTATTGGTCCTTTATCTTCAACCCGTACAGGACAATTCGGGGAGGTATGCAGTGGACGGCTAAAAGTACCTGGAAAGCGAGACGCTGCAGTCGCTATCAAAACATTAAAAGTGGGTCATACagagaagcagaaaaaagacTTCCTGTGTGAGGCCATCATTATGGGACAGTTTGACCACCCCAATGTTGTGCATCTTGAGGGAGTGGTAACAAGaggtaaccctaacccttacacTCTAAAGACAGTTGGGTTATTTCATTAAATAAATTTTTGGGTTGGTCATAATTTGGTTGAAATGAACTATTTATTGGGTTAAATTTAAGtaaattatattttttgtatGTTCTTTTGTGCCAAGCAATGTACTGACTGTAATCAATACTCTTTCTGCAGGAAAACCAGTGATGATTGTTTCAGAGTTCATGGAGAATGGCTCATTAGATGCCTTCCTAAGAGTGAGTATCACGAGTATCTCAAATTACCAGGAAGGAATAATAATTGCTTGTTTTTCTCTGCATAGATACACGACGGTCAGTTCACAGTCATTCAGTTGGTCGGGATGCTGCGGAGCGTAGCAGCAGGGATGAGATATCTTGCCGATATGGGTTACGTCCATCGAAATCTGGCTGCTCAAAAG encodes:
- the epha7 gene encoding ephrin type-A receptor 7 isoform X3, translated to MCFSKPRGRTNGKGSGSVGHQGTANRTGMDFLSSQWDTTTGSEFSSLVEVEGICVNDAEEEADNSPKMHCSAEGEWLVPIGKCICKAGFHQKGDSCEPCGRGYYKSSSQELLCSRCPLHTFTEHEGSRRCECDDGYYRAINDPPSFACTRPPSAPQNLVYNINQTTLNLEWSPPVDTGGRNDVTYRVRCQHCNWEPEECKPCGPNVAYFPEQSQLVETYVTIVDLLAHANYTFEVEAVNGVSELSRTQRLFATVRIATGQAAAPSLVSEVIKEKVQERSVQLSWQEPRQLNGAITEYEIKYYKKDQKDRTYSTVRAKSTSATVNNLKPSTAYVFQIRAFTQKGYETFGPSLEITTKEEATAAIVSSEQNPVIIIAVVAVAGTIILVFMVFGFIIGRRHCGYSKADQEGDEELYFQFKFPGTKTYIDPATNDDSNRAVHQFAKELDASYVQIEQVIGAGQFGEVCSGRLKVPGKRDAAVAIKTLKVGHTEKQKKDFLCEAIIMGQFDHPNVVHLEGVVTRGKPVMIVSEFMENGSLDAFLRIHDGQFTVIQLVGMLRSVAAGMRYLADMGYVHRNLAAQKILVNSNLVCKVSDFGLYRIINDDPESVYSTTGGKISLRWTAPEAVQFHKFTSASDVWSYGVVMWEVMSFGDRPYWDMSNQDVIKALEESYRLPAPIDCSPGLHQLMLDCWKKDRGERPKFEQIVSILDKMIRNPNTLKTPVGTSIRPFSQRSTNQSIPNSVEDWLISIKMERYRDNLTAAGYTSLESVARMSTEDVMRLGIRQVDHQKKLMSSIQTMRCQMLHLHNTGVEV
- the epha7 gene encoding ephrin type-A receptor 7 isoform X2, with protein sequence MLSVFIFCPWIAFYLHLCVLVNLGDALTAKEVVLLDTKAQQTELEWISYPPNGWEEISGLDESYTPIRTYQVCKVMEPNQNNWLRTNWIEKGNAQRIFVELKFTLRDCNSLPGMVGTCKETFNLYYQETDSEVGKNMQETQYVKIDTIAADESFTQGDLGERKMKLNTEVRIIGPLSRQGFYLAFQDVGACIALVSVKVYYKKCWSIIENLAIFPDTTTGSEFSSLVEVEGICVNDAEEEADNSPKMHCSAEGEWLVPIGKCICKAGFHQKGDSCEPCGRGYYKSSSQELLCSRCPLHTFTEHEGSRRCECDDGYYRAINDPPSFACTRPPSAPQNLVYNINQTTLNLEWSPPVDTGGRNDVTYRVRCQHCNWEPEECKPCGPNVAYFPEQSQLVETYVTIVDLLAHANYTFEVEAVNGVSELSRTQRLFATVRIATGQAAPSLVSEVIKEKVQERSVQLSWQEPRQLNGAITEYEIKYYKKDQKDRTYSTVRAKSTSATVNNLKPSTAYVFQIRAFTQKGYETFGPSLEITTKEEATAAIVSSEQNPVIIIAVVAVAGTIILVFMVFGFIIGRRHCGYSKADQEGDEELYFQFKFPGTKTYIDPATNDDSNRAVHQFAKELDASYVQIEQVIGAGQFGEVCSGRLKVPGKRDAAVAIKTLKVGHTEKQKKDFLCEAIIMGQFDHPNVVHLEGVVTRGKPVMIVSEFMENGSLDAFLRIHDGQFTVIQLVGMLRSVAAGMRYLADMGYVHRNLAAQKILVNSNLVCKVSDFGLYRIINDDPESVYSTTGGKISLRWTAPEAVQFHKFTSASDVWSYGVVMWEVMSFGDRPYWDMSNQDVIKALEESYRLPAPIDCSPGLHQLMLDCWKKDRGERPKFEQIVSILDKMIRNPNTLKTPVGTSIRPFSQRSTNQSIPNSVEDWLISIKMERYRDNLTAAGYTSLESVARMSTEDVMRLGIRQVDHQKKLMSSIQTMRCQMLHLHNTGVEV
- the epha7 gene encoding ephrin type-A receptor 7 isoform X1, encoding MLSVFIFCPWIAFYLHLCVLVNLGDALTAKEVVLLDTKAQQTELEWISYPPNGWEEISGLDESYTPIRTYQVCKVMEPNQNNWLRTNWIEKGNAQRIFVELKFTLRDCNSLPGMVGTCKETFNLYYQETDSEVGKNMQETQYVKIDTIAADESFTQGDLGERKMKLNTEVRIIGPLSRQGFYLAFQDVGACIALVSVKVYYKKCWSIIENLAIFPDTTTGSEFSSLVEVEGICVNDAEEEADNSPKMHCSAEGEWLVPIGKCICKAGFHQKGDSCEPCGRGYYKSSSQELLCSRCPLHTFTEHEGSRRCECDDGYYRAINDPPSFACTRPPSAPQNLVYNINQTTLNLEWSPPVDTGGRNDVTYRVRCQHCNWEPEECKPCGPNVAYFPEQSQLVETYVTIVDLLAHANYTFEVEAVNGVSELSRTQRLFATVRIATGQAAAPSLVSEVIKEKVQERSVQLSWQEPRQLNGAITEYEIKYYKKDQKDRTYSTVRAKSTSATVNNLKPSTAYVFQIRAFTQKGYETFGPSLEITTKEEATAAIVSSEQNPVIIIAVVAVAGTIILVFMVFGFIIGRRHCGYSKADQEGDEELYFQFKFPGTKTYIDPATNDDSNRAVHQFAKELDASYVQIEQVIGAGQFGEVCSGRLKVPGKRDAAVAIKTLKVGHTEKQKKDFLCEAIIMGQFDHPNVVHLEGVVTRGKPVMIVSEFMENGSLDAFLRIHDGQFTVIQLVGMLRSVAAGMRYLADMGYVHRNLAAQKILVNSNLVCKVSDFGLYRIINDDPESVYSTTGGKISLRWTAPEAVQFHKFTSASDVWSYGVVMWEVMSFGDRPYWDMSNQDVIKALEESYRLPAPIDCSPGLHQLMLDCWKKDRGERPKFEQIVSILDKMIRNPNTLKTPVGTSIRPFSQRSTNQSIPNSVEDWLISIKMERYRDNLTAAGYTSLESVARMSTEDVMRLGIRQVDHQKKLMSSIQTMRCQMLHLHNTGVEV